From one Mytilus edulis chromosome 1, xbMytEdul2.2, whole genome shotgun sequence genomic stretch:
- the LOC139514994 gene encoding nuclear transcription factor Y subunit gamma-like isoform X1, translating to MRLIKRVSKMEYPTSGQSPNAASISGEAAAMLNTFWPDAMKDIRDLKNDDFKQQILPLARIKKIMKLDEDVKMISAEAPVLFAKAAEIFISELSLRAWIHTEDNKRRTLQRNDIAMAISKFDQFDFLIDIVPRDELKPTKRTEDTSRTNNMLPEQIQYYLQLAQQQAQQAQQQQQQQQQTTQPTQQVTTQVSQPTQIQLPGGQIQNVIQQPSYQIQSASNTLQQPQVIQIQAPSVPQQPQVQTVPSNQQIQQVQVQQQQQQQQQPQQQTQVYQQVITASGEVQNVPIQLTPAQLQAIQMQLQGKQTNQNVIIQQGAQPAVQTVSADSQFNQQMFQIQQLPGQSGQQIYIQQSDDQTDGTQDVS from the exons ATGAGACTGATCAAA AGAGTTTCCAAGATGGAGTACCCAACATCAGGACAGTCACCTAATGCTGCATCAATAAGTGGTGAAGCTGCAGCCATGCTGAACACATTCTGGCCTGATGCAATGAAAGATATCAGAGACCTAAAAAAT gaTGATTTCAAACAACAGATACTTCCTCTGGCAAGGATAAAAAAGATCATGAAACTAGATGAAGATGTAAAG ATGATCAGTGCAGAAGCTCCAGTATTATTTGCCAAAGCTGCAGAAATATTTATCAGTGAGTTATCACTTAGAGCCTGGATACACACTGAGGACAACAAAAGGAGAACATTGCAG aGAAATGATATTGCAATGGCTATTTCAAAGTTTGACCAGTTTGATTTCCTAATAGATATAGTACCTAGAGATGAACTTAAACCTACCAAACGAACT GAAGACACATCAAGAACTAACAACATGTTGCCAGAACAAATACAGTATTATCTACAGCTAGCTCAACAACAGGCACAACAAGCacaacaacagcaacaacagcaacaacaaacaacacaaccCACACAGCAAGTCACCACACAGGTGTCACAGCCAACACAAATACAACTGCCAG GTGGACAAATACAGAATGTTATACAGCAACCCTCCTACCAAATACAGTCAGCTTCTAATACTCTT CAACAGCCACAGGTGATACAGATCCAAGCTCCATCTGTACCACAGCAGCCACAGGTACAGACTGTGCCAAGCAACCAACAGATTCAACAAGTCCAagttcaacaacaacaacaacaacagcagcAACCACAACAACAAACACAGGTCTATCAACAAGTCATAACAGCTAGTGGAGAAGTACAAAATGTTCCA ATACAATTAACACCAGCACAGCTACAAGCCATACAGATGCAGTTACAAGGCAAACAAACCAATCAAAATGTAATAATTCAGCAAGGGGCACAACCAGCTGTTCAAACAGTGTCAGCAGATTCTCAATTTAATCAG caaatgTTCCAAATTCAACAGCTTCCTGGACAAAGTGGACAGCAGATTTATATACAACAATCTGATGACCAAACAGATGGAACACAAGATGTGTCATAG
- the LOC139514994 gene encoding nuclear transcription factor Y subunit gamma-like isoform X2, translating into MEYPTSGQSPNAASISGEAAAMLNTFWPDAMKDIRDLKNDDFKQQILPLARIKKIMKLDEDVKMISAEAPVLFAKAAEIFISELSLRAWIHTEDNKRRTLQRNDIAMAISKFDQFDFLIDIVPRDELKPTKRTEDTSRTNNMLPEQIQYYLQLAQQQAQQAQQQQQQQQQTTQPTQQVTTQVSQPTQIQLPGGQIQNVIQQPSYQIQSASNTLQQPQVIQIQAPSVPQQPQVQTVPSNQQIQQVQVQQQQQQQQQPQQQTQVYQQVITASGEVQNVPIQLTPAQLQAIQMQLQGKQTNQNVIIQQGAQPAVQTVSADSQFNQQMFQIQQLPGQSGQQIYIQQSDDQTDGTQDVS; encoded by the exons ATGGAGTACCCAACATCAGGACAGTCACCTAATGCTGCATCAATAAGTGGTGAAGCTGCAGCCATGCTGAACACATTCTGGCCTGATGCAATGAAAGATATCAGAGACCTAAAAAAT gaTGATTTCAAACAACAGATACTTCCTCTGGCAAGGATAAAAAAGATCATGAAACTAGATGAAGATGTAAAG ATGATCAGTGCAGAAGCTCCAGTATTATTTGCCAAAGCTGCAGAAATATTTATCAGTGAGTTATCACTTAGAGCCTGGATACACACTGAGGACAACAAAAGGAGAACATTGCAG aGAAATGATATTGCAATGGCTATTTCAAAGTTTGACCAGTTTGATTTCCTAATAGATATAGTACCTAGAGATGAACTTAAACCTACCAAACGAACT GAAGACACATCAAGAACTAACAACATGTTGCCAGAACAAATACAGTATTATCTACAGCTAGCTCAACAACAGGCACAACAAGCacaacaacagcaacaacagcaacaacaaacaacacaaccCACACAGCAAGTCACCACACAGGTGTCACAGCCAACACAAATACAACTGCCAG GTGGACAAATACAGAATGTTATACAGCAACCCTCCTACCAAATACAGTCAGCTTCTAATACTCTT CAACAGCCACAGGTGATACAGATCCAAGCTCCATCTGTACCACAGCAGCCACAGGTACAGACTGTGCCAAGCAACCAACAGATTCAACAAGTCCAagttcaacaacaacaacaacaacagcagcAACCACAACAACAAACACAGGTCTATCAACAAGTCATAACAGCTAGTGGAGAAGTACAAAATGTTCCA ATACAATTAACACCAGCACAGCTACAAGCCATACAGATGCAGTTACAAGGCAAACAAACCAATCAAAATGTAATAATTCAGCAAGGGGCACAACCAGCTGTTCAAACAGTGTCAGCAGATTCTCAATTTAATCAG caaatgTTCCAAATTCAACAGCTTCCTGGACAAAGTGGACAGCAGATTTATATACAACAATCTGATGACCAAACAGATGGAACACAAGATGTGTCATAG